In Elaeis guineensis isolate ETL-2024a chromosome 1, EG11, whole genome shotgun sequence, a genomic segment contains:
- the LOC105034334 gene encoding uncharacterized protein: MGSLMSGWDSPFLDPDTVRLERNRSLTKEEIEIFWKLHKKTEEEEGENFQNDSHSPKQSQEMDAIRLKKFALRHQLEKGEKPGDNPDELDTKPDKSGDWWTRSNWAFLNEPPRDEMDDSAQKYTAQFHVAALATKGE, translated from the exons ATGGGTTCCCTCATGTCGGGCTGGGACTCACCTTTTCTGGACCCAGATACAG TTAGATTGGAAAGGAATAGATCGCTAACAAAAGAAGAGATCGAGATCTTCTGGAAGTTGCACAAGAAAACCGAAGAAGAGGAAGGGGAAAACTTCCAAAATGACTCCCATTCCCCGAAACAGTCTCAG GAAATGGATGCGATCAGGCTGAAGAAGTTTGCGTTACGGCATCAGCTGGAGAAGGGTGAGAAGCCAGGCGACAATCCTGATGAATTGGACACCAAACCAGACAAGAGTGGCGACTG GTGGACCAGGAGCAACTGGGCTTTTCTCAACGAGCCTCCGCGGGACGAGATGGACGACTCGGCTCAGAAATACACCGCCCAGTTCCATGTCGCCGCACTCGCCACCAAAGGAGAATAA